From Pirellulales bacterium, one genomic window encodes:
- a CDS encoding glycosyltransferase family 39 protein, whose product MSLSRSPAALLVAIVGLAIALRAPNLIDRDLWGDELIQYQISSAPSLPEVFSRLRLLDRNPPGYALLAHAALCLHHSDAMLRFPAVAGGVGAVVLAWYVGKLWLGLRGAVLLAALNAVAPSYVFYSCESRPYSLGIAALLCFLLSLGRFRRRATPGHAAFLATSATAAISVQYANIIVVAIVLTVSAAFSLATGRLTLRGAALGGAVAATTALAAALNIFAFMCPQIATHGTGNSDFLARYFFELGSYASLKTFLTTNLSGFVGHTTFSEYMGHLSPAWHKVSLIGFLPLAGVLAAALRRGTQAKLIAALSLSTFLVFLLLAGVGAHPFGAVRHTLPLTPLLFLLYATGMVLLRRHVVSRAAGRLAFALLVLQMVTADVELVPGYMRFDYRMMQAHIAGKRRPREWVVVTGPLASPGLKHLSGSDRWDQVPWFYVPHSPRTPHEAAEIRGLLKEAFKNSSGIWFVEDLAPATDLREFGADCDETCTLSGVVVSHWKQHVDRR is encoded by the coding sequence ATGTCACTAAGTCGAAGCCCCGCGGCCCTGCTGGTGGCCATCGTCGGCCTGGCGATTGCCTTGCGCGCGCCGAACCTCATCGACCGCGATCTTTGGGGCGACGAGTTGATCCAATACCAAATCTCGTCGGCGCCGTCGTTGCCCGAAGTCTTCTCGCGGCTGCGTTTGCTCGACCGCAATCCGCCCGGTTACGCACTGCTGGCCCACGCGGCGCTCTGCCTGCACCACAGCGACGCCATGCTGCGTTTTCCCGCGGTGGCGGGCGGCGTCGGGGCCGTGGTGCTGGCGTGGTATGTGGGCAAGCTGTGGCTCGGCCTGCGGGGCGCGGTGCTGCTTGCGGCCCTGAATGCGGTCGCACCCAGCTATGTCTTTTATTCGTGCGAATCGCGTCCCTACAGCCTAGGGATTGCGGCGCTGCTTTGCTTTCTTCTCAGTCTCGGCAGGTTCCGGCGGCGTGCGACGCCGGGCCACGCGGCATTTCTGGCCACCAGCGCCACGGCGGCCATCTCGGTGCAATACGCCAACATCATCGTCGTCGCCATTGTCTTGACCGTCAGCGCGGCGTTCTCGCTCGCCACCGGACGACTCACGCTCCGCGGCGCCGCTCTGGGCGGCGCGGTAGCCGCGACCACCGCCCTGGCCGCGGCGCTGAATATCTTTGCATTCATGTGCCCGCAAATCGCCACGCATGGCACAGGCAACTCCGATTTTCTGGCGCGCTATTTCTTCGAGCTCGGCTCCTATGCCTCGCTCAAGACATTCTTAACGACCAATCTTAGCGGTTTCGTAGGGCACACCACTTTCAGCGAATATATGGGCCACTTAAGTCCGGCCTGGCACAAGGTGTCACTGATCGGCTTTTTGCCGCTGGCGGGCGTGCTTGCCGCCGCCCTCCGCCGCGGGACACAAGCCAAGTTGATCGCCGCCCTTTCTCTGTCGACGTTCCTTGTGTTTCTTTTGCTGGCCGGCGTCGGTGCTCACCCCTTCGGAGCGGTCCGGCATACCTTGCCGCTGACGCCGCTGCTGTTTTTGCTCTATGCGACCGGTATGGTGCTGTTGCGGCGGCATGTTGTCTCACGCGCGGCCGGCAGGCTGGCGTTCGCCTTGTTGGTCCTTCAAATGGTGACCGCCGATGTCGAACTTGTGCCGGGCTACATGCGCTTCGATTATCGGATGATGCAGGCCCACATCGCCGGCAAGCGCCGGCCGCGGGAGTGGGTGGTGGTCACGGGACCGCTCGCTTCGCCGGGGCTGAAGCACCTTTCCGGTTCCGATCGCTGGGACCAGGTTCCTTGGTTCTATGTGCCTCACTCGCCGCGGACGCCCCACGAAGCGGCTGAGATTCGAGGATTATTAAAGGAAGCCTTCAAAAACTCGTCCGGCATCTGGTTTGTCGAAGACCTGGCCCCGGCGACCGACCTGCGAGAGTTCGGCGCCGATTGCGACGAGACGTGTACGCTGTCGGGAGTCGTCGTCAGTCATTGGAAGCAGCATGTCGACCGTCGCTAA